One Actinosynnema pretiosum DNA segment encodes these proteins:
- a CDS encoding LacI family DNA-binding transcriptional regulator, which produces MTGTPPRAGVRRGGRTRVTLADVASACAVSVPTASLVLSGRARELRISAAVERRVRATAEQLGYRRDTLLSASRTKTLGFVSDAVASAKLSGELIEGAVDAAHRHGFTLFAGESGGDREVEAALVASLRARQVEGVVFAARFPRLLEVPDGLRDGPSVLLNVLPANDFPAHAVLPDDRGGGRSAARVLLDAGHREGVHLIGTGPTVEAIAPRHIAAVARLSGALEVFAAAGVEVESVRPCLEWMPENGYRATLDLLSRHRPRALLCFNDRLAFGACQALAEAGLSVPGDVSVVGFDDHPVAAWMRPRLTTVALPHHRLGATAVELLLSRPRRDRSPTTVHHVPMPVVAGGSVRAVEHA; this is translated from the coding sequence TTGACGGGCACACCCCCGCGAGCAGGTGTCCGCCGGGGCGGGCGGACGCGCGTCACGCTGGCCGACGTCGCGTCCGCCTGCGCCGTGTCGGTGCCCACCGCCTCCCTGGTGCTCTCCGGCCGCGCGCGGGAGCTGCGCATCTCGGCGGCCGTGGAGCGCAGGGTGCGGGCGACCGCGGAGCAGCTCGGCTACCGCCGCGACACGCTGCTGTCCGCCTCCCGCACCAAGACCCTCGGGTTCGTCTCGGACGCCGTGGCCTCGGCCAAGCTGTCCGGTGAGCTGATCGAGGGCGCGGTCGACGCCGCCCACCGGCACGGGTTCACCCTGTTCGCCGGTGAGAGCGGCGGCGACCGCGAGGTGGAGGCGGCGCTGGTGGCCTCGCTGCGCGCCCGCCAGGTGGAGGGCGTGGTCTTCGCGGCCAGGTTCCCCCGGCTGCTGGAGGTCCCGGACGGACTGCGCGACGGACCGTCCGTGCTGCTGAACGTGCTGCCCGCCAACGACTTCCCCGCGCACGCCGTGCTCCCCGACGACCGCGGCGGCGGCCGTTCGGCGGCGCGGGTGCTGCTCGACGCCGGGCACCGGGAGGGCGTGCACCTGATCGGCACCGGGCCCACGGTCGAGGCGATCGCCCCGCGCCACATCGCCGCCGTGGCCCGGCTCTCCGGCGCGCTGGAGGTCTTCGCGGCGGCCGGGGTGGAGGTGGAGAGCGTGCGCCCGTGCCTGGAGTGGATGCCGGAGAACGGCTACCGCGCCACCCTCGACCTGCTGTCCCGCCACCGCCCCCGCGCGCTGCTGTGCTTCAACGACCGCCTGGCGTTCGGCGCCTGCCAGGCGCTCGCGGAGGCGGGCCTGTCCGTGCCGGGCGACGTCTCCGTGGTCGGCTTCGACGACCACCCCGTGGCCGCCTGGATGCGCCCGCGCCTGACCACCGTCGCCCTGCCGCACCACCGCCTCGGCGCGACGGCCGTGGAGCTCCTGCTGTCCCGCCCCCGCCGCGACCGCAGCCCGACGACCGTGCACCACGTCCCGATGCCGGTGGTGGCGGGGGGATCGGTGCGCGCGGTCGAGCACGCCTGA
- a CDS encoding TetR/AcrR family transcriptional regulator — MEVTPESGAPRRRRGTAGPDDDAAVRAALVEAAWRRLAASPDGEIATRAVCEEVGVTQPVLYRLFGDKRGLLDAVADAGFERYARRKRELEATGDPVADLRAGWDDHMAFAAENPALYQLMFAPRPHAGSTAHQRILELLEATLVRCAAAGALRTSPERAARLLLPANVGVALSRIAQPALYDDPELSHRARDAVFAAVLTDAGAPAGPDPVRAAARQLRSRLALHGADGLEPVESALLDRWLERLDQPG, encoded by the coding sequence GTGGAGGTCACCCCGGAGAGCGGCGCACCCCGCCGCAGGCGCGGCACGGCAGGACCCGACGACGACGCGGCGGTGCGGGCCGCGCTGGTGGAGGCCGCCTGGCGACGGCTGGCCGCCTCACCGGACGGCGAGATCGCCACCCGCGCGGTGTGCGAGGAGGTCGGCGTGACGCAGCCGGTGCTCTACCGGCTGTTCGGGGACAAGCGCGGGCTGCTCGACGCGGTCGCCGACGCCGGGTTCGAGCGGTACGCGCGGCGCAAGCGGGAGCTGGAGGCGACCGGCGACCCGGTGGCCGACCTGCGCGCCGGGTGGGACGACCACATGGCGTTCGCCGCCGAGAACCCGGCGCTGTACCAGCTGATGTTCGCGCCCCGCCCGCACGCGGGATCGACCGCGCACCAGCGCATCCTGGAGCTGCTGGAGGCCACGCTGGTGCGCTGCGCGGCGGCGGGCGCGCTGCGCACCAGCCCCGAGCGGGCGGCCCGGCTGCTGCTGCCCGCGAACGTGGGGGTGGCGCTGAGCCGCATCGCGCAGCCCGCGCTGTACGACGACCCGGAGCTGTCCCACCGGGCGCGGGACGCGGTGTTCGCCGCCGTGCTCACCGACGCGGGCGCGCCCGCCGGACCCGATCCCGTGCGGGCGGCGGCGCGGCAGCTGCGGTCCCGGCTGGCGCTGCACGGCGCCGACGGGCTGGAACCGGTCGAGTCCGCGCTGCTCGACCGGTGGCTCGAACGCCTGGACCAGCCCGGCTGA
- a CDS encoding SDR family oxidoreductase → MTEHRDAGHRPAEVVLITGASSGFGHLTALALARAGHTVVAGMRATADRNAPAVAELADLARAERLALSAVDLDVRSQESADRAVAETARRHGRLDVVVHNAGHMVEGPAEAFTSEQLADLYDVNTVGAHRVNRAALPLLREQGSGLLVWVGSSSTRGGHPPFLAPYFAAKAGMDALAESCAAELIRFGVGTTIVVPGAFTSGTNHFANAGRPADTARAAAYDHHYGELRATIGDRLAALVPQDADARDVADEITRLVGLPADRRPFRVHVDPSRDGSEVVSAVADRVRAEFYRRVGIEDLLSANAAL, encoded by the coding sequence ATGACCGAGCACCGGGACGCGGGCCACCGCCCGGCGGAGGTCGTCCTGATCACCGGCGCGTCGAGCGGCTTCGGCCACCTCACCGCGCTGGCGCTGGCCAGGGCCGGGCACACCGTCGTGGCCGGGATGCGCGCCACGGCCGACCGCAACGCCCCCGCCGTCGCCGAGCTCGCCGACCTGGCGCGCGCCGAGCGCCTCGCGCTGTCCGCCGTGGACCTGGACGTCCGCTCCCAGGAGTCCGCCGACCGGGCCGTCGCCGAGACCGCGCGCCGCCACGGGCGCCTGGACGTCGTGGTGCACAACGCGGGCCACATGGTGGAGGGCCCGGCCGAGGCGTTCACCTCCGAGCAGCTGGCCGACCTGTACGACGTCAACACCGTCGGCGCCCACCGCGTCAACCGCGCCGCCCTGCCCCTGCTGCGCGAGCAGGGCTCCGGGCTGCTGGTGTGGGTGGGCAGCTCCTCCACGCGCGGCGGCCACCCGCCGTTCCTCGCCCCGTACTTCGCCGCGAAGGCCGGGATGGACGCGCTCGCCGAGAGCTGCGCGGCCGAGCTGATCCGCTTCGGCGTCGGCACCACCATCGTCGTGCCCGGCGCGTTCACCTCGGGCACCAACCACTTCGCGAACGCGGGCCGCCCGGCCGACACCGCCCGCGCCGCCGCCTACGACCACCACTACGGCGAGCTGCGCGCCACCATCGGCGACCGCCTGGCCGCGCTCGTCCCGCAGGACGCGGACGCGCGGGACGTGGCCGACGAGATCACCCGCCTCGTCGGCCTGCCCGCCGACCGGCGCCCGTTCCGCGTCCACGTCGACCCGAGCCGGGACGGCAGCGAGGTCGTGTCAGCGGTCGCGGACCGCGTCCGGGCCGAGTTCTACCGCAGGGTCGGCATCGAGGACCTGCTGTCCGCCAACGCCGCCCTCTAG